From Topomyia yanbarensis strain Yona2022 chromosome 1, ASM3024719v1, whole genome shotgun sequence, one genomic window encodes:
- the LOC131677070 gene encoding electron transfer flavoprotein subunit alpha, mitochondrial, translating into MFARYSSNIARATQFRRFQSTLVLAEHNNETLNPITSNAVTAAKKLGGDVTVLVAGTKVGPIAEAAAKLDGVSKVLVAEGDAFKGLLAESVTPLVLSTQNQFKFTHIVAGASAFGKAVLPRVAAKLDVSPISEIIEVKSADTFVRTIYAGNAIQTIKSKDPVKVITVRGTNFEAAGSTGSGTLDKAPEGDYKSSLTEFVSQELTKSDRPSLTAAKIVISGGRGMKSGDNFKMLYDLADKWGAAVGASRAAVDAGFVPNDLQIGQTGKIVAPELYIAVGISGAIQHLAGMKDSKTIVAINKDPEAPIFQVADYGLVADLFKAIPEIDGKC; encoded by the exons ATGTTTGCAAGGTATTCGTCGAACATTGCTCGTGCTACCCAG TTTCGCCGGTTCCAAAGTACACTGGTGCTAGCGGAGCACAACAACGAGACCTTGAACCCGATTACGTCGAACGCCGTCACTGCGGCCAAAAAGTTGGGTGGCGATGTGACCGTCCTTGTGGCTGGCACCAAGGTGGGGCCGATAGCGGAAGCTGCCGCTAAGTTGGACGGAGTCAGCAAGGTCCTGGTGGCGGAAGGTGACGCATTCAAGGGACTGCTGGCGGAATCGGTTACGCCTCTGGTTCTGTCCACCCAGAATCAGTTCAAATTTACGCACATTGTCGCCGGAGCATCAGCTTTTGGTAAAGCGGTACTGCCCCGGGTTGCCGCCAAGCTGGACGTTTCTCCGATTTCGGAAATCATCGAAGTCAAATCGGCGGATACTTTCGTGAGGACAATCTATGCTG GCAACGCCATCCAGACTATCAAGTCCAAGGATCCGGTAAAAGTAATCACCGTTCGTGGTACAAACTTCGAAGCCGCTGGATCCACGGGAAGTGGAACCCTGGATAAAGCCCCCGAAGGTGACTACAAATCCAGTCTGACCGAATTTGTCAGTCAAGAGCTGACGAAATCGGATCGGCCATCGCTTACCGCTGCTAAGATAGTGATCTCCGGGGGACGTGGAATGAAGTCGGGTGACAACTTCAAGATGCTATACGACCTCGCTGATAAATGGGGTGCTGCTGTGGGTGCTTCCCGTGCCGCCGTAGATGCAGGCTTTGTGCCGAACGATTTGCAGATTGGACAGACCGGAAAGATCGTTGCTCCGGAGCTTTATATTGCGGTCGGTATATCAGGAGCCATCCAGCATCTGGCCGGTATGAAGGATTCAAAAACAATCGTTGCTATTAATAAGGACCCGGAGGCGCCGATCTTCCAAGTTGCAGACTACGGCCTAGTGGCCGATCTGTTCAAAGCGATCCCAGAAATAGATGGAAAATGCTGA
- the LOC131677071 gene encoding putative inner dynein arm light chain, axonemal, with protein MAERNVELQTTLVRYNNPVLVVKHVEKKETPPDVAKEQLGRPGSGGAVIVESPRETEEILNCILPPKTWEEDGQLWTQTVSSTPATRQDVINLQEMLDTRLQQTQARETGICPVRRELYTQCFDELIRQVTINCTERGLLLLRVRDEIAMSMEAYETLYCSSVSFGIRKALQAQEGKEKLQERILLLEKEKDTLESSISDMTIKADQAERRNAELRASEEKKHAEEIAFLKKTNSQLKAQLEGIIAPKK; from the exons ATGGCCGAACGCAACGTGGAACTGCAAACGACCTTAGTTCGCTACAACAATCCGGTGCTTGTTGTTAAGCATGTCGAAAAGAAGGAAACCCCTCCGGATGTTGCAAAGGAGCAACTTGGTCGTCCCGGTTCAGGTGGAGCTGTGATCGTCGAGAGTCCACGAGAAAcggaagaaattttaaactgtaTTCTACCGCCGAAGACCTGGGAAGAGGATGGCCAACTGTGGACGCAAACTGTTTCCAGTACACCAGCTACGCGACAGGATGTAATCAATCTCCAGGAGATGCTGGATACCAGACTCCAACAGACGCAAGCTCGCGAAACGGGGATCTGTCCTGTAAGGAGGGAACTTTACACCCAGTGTTTCGATGAATTAATCCGACAGGTCACCATAAACTGTACCGAGCGAGGGTTGCTGCTGCTGAGAGTACGGGATGAGATCGCTATGTCGATGGAAGCGTACGAGACACTCTACTGCAGCTCGGTTTCGTTTGGTATCCGGAAAGCTCTTCAAGCTCAGGAAGGAAAGGAAAAATTGCAGGAACGGATTCTACTGCTGGAAAAAGAAAAGGATACGTTAGAGAGCTCCATAAGCGACATGACGATTAAGGCAGATCAGGCAGAAAGAAGGAATGCTGAGTTGAGGGCGTCTGAAGAGAAGAAACATGCGGAAGAGATCGCGTTCCTAAAGAAGACTAACTCACAACTGAAG GCTCAACTGGAAGGAATTATAGCACCGAAGAAATAG